One Bosea sp. 685 DNA segment encodes these proteins:
- a CDS encoding ABC transporter permease produces the protein MALVKLYLRSPSAIIGLLLLLAVLAMAASAGWLYPKDPLALAGRPLVWPFSNPRFLLGTDNSGRDIAAQIFHGARISLLIGVVATVISIMIGITIGAFAGYYGGWVDTALMRITEAFQTLPNFLLLLVLVAVFGSTITTVTVAIGIVSWPASARLTRAEFLSLRNREFVQAGRTLGLKDAKLIFGEILPNALPPVIVYASVVMAVAILLESALAFLKLSDPNVASWGNLIGAGRDVLRVQWYVSAIPGIAILVTVLAVSLVGQGLNDALNPRLRGR, from the coding sequence ATGGCACTGGTGAAACTCTATCTCCGCAGCCCCTCGGCCATCATCGGCCTGTTGCTGTTGCTCGCCGTGCTCGCCATGGCCGCCAGCGCCGGCTGGCTTTATCCGAAGGATCCGCTGGCGCTGGCCGGGCGGCCGCTGGTCTGGCCGTTCAGCAACCCGCGCTTCCTGCTCGGCACCGACAATTCCGGCCGCGACATCGCCGCCCAGATCTTCCACGGCGCACGCATCTCGCTCCTGATCGGCGTGGTCGCCACAGTGATCTCGATCATGATCGGCATCACCATCGGCGCCTTCGCCGGCTATTATGGCGGCTGGGTCGATACCGCGCTGATGCGCATCACCGAAGCCTTCCAGACGCTGCCGAATTTCCTGCTGCTGCTGGTTCTGGTCGCGGTCTTCGGCTCGACCATCACCACCGTGACGGTCGCGATCGGTATCGTCTCCTGGCCTGCCTCGGCGCGGTTGACGCGCGCCGAATTCCTGTCGCTGCGCAATCGCGAATTCGTCCAGGCCGGGCGCACGCTCGGCCTCAAGGACGCCAAGCTGATCTTCGGCGAGATCCTGCCCAACGCCCTGCCCCCGGTCATCGTCTATGCCAGCGTCGTGATGGCGGTCGCGATCCTGCTGGAAAGCGCGCTCGCCTTCCTCAAGCTGTCGGACCCGAATGTCGCCTCCTGGGGCAATCTGATCGGCGCCGGCCGCGATGTACTGCGGGTGCAATGGTATGTCTCGGCCATTCCCGGCATCGCGATCCTCGTCACCGTGCTCGCCGTCTCGCTGGTCGGCCAGGGTCTCAATGACGCGCTCAACCCGAGGCTCAGAGGTCGATGA
- a CDS encoding ABC transporter ATP-binding protein has translation MSPILVLDAVSVKLPKGADRSHAMTEVTLSVAANEILCVVGESGSGKSMTANAIMRLLPGGVAIDGGRILFEGHDLAGVSEAQMRRVRGAGIAMIFQEPMTALNPLRSIGDQIGEMFEIHTQLSKAEIGARVLALLEEVRIPDPALAAKAYPHELSGGQRQRAMIAMALALDPKLLIADEPTTALDVTTQAQILELIRDLQKRKGTAVLFITHDFGVVAEIADRVAVMSQGRVVEQGSVSAVLENPQHAYTRQLIAAVPPLKAPPPRALSAEPTLSMEHVSKTYRTGGFLGRGQRVTHAVKDVSLVLPKGGTLGIVGESGSGKSTLARCLVRLIDPDSGEIRLNGRDLACLSREEMRAETRHIQMVFQDPFASLNPRRKAGELVAQGLIVHGTPRAQALARARELFALVGLDPSATDRYPHEFSGGQRQRIGLARALALEPDVLVADEPVSALDVSVQAQVLKLLAELRQRLGLSIVFITHDLRVAAQVCDLVAVMKSGEVVEAGLIGEVFGNPQHAYTRALLASIPGRDFGLKREAVTA, from the coding sequence ATGAGCCCGATCCTCGTTCTCGACGCCGTCAGCGTGAAGCTGCCGAAGGGCGCGGACCGCTCGCACGCCATGACGGAGGTGACGCTTTCGGTCGCCGCAAATGAAATTCTCTGCGTCGTCGGCGAATCCGGCTCCGGCAAGTCGATGACCGCCAATGCGATCATGCGGCTGCTGCCGGGCGGGGTCGCAATCGATGGCGGGCGGATCCTGTTCGAGGGGCACGATCTCGCCGGCGTCAGCGAGGCGCAGATGCGTAGGGTGCGCGGCGCCGGCATCGCGATGATCTTCCAGGAGCCGATGACGGCGCTGAATCCGCTGCGCTCGATCGGCGACCAGATCGGCGAGATGTTCGAGATCCACACGCAGCTCTCGAAAGCCGAGATCGGCGCGCGCGTGCTGGCGCTGCTCGAAGAAGTGCGCATTCCCGATCCCGCGCTCGCCGCAAAAGCCTATCCGCACGAACTCTCCGGCGGCCAGCGCCAGCGCGCCATGATCGCGATGGCGCTGGCGCTCGATCCGAAACTGCTGATCGCCGACGAGCCGACAACGGCGCTCGACGTGACGACGCAGGCGCAGATCCTCGAGCTGATCCGCGACCTGCAGAAGCGCAAAGGCACGGCCGTGCTGTTCATCACCCATGATTTCGGCGTCGTCGCCGAGATCGCCGATCGGGTCGCGGTGATGAGCCAGGGCCGCGTCGTCGAGCAAGGCAGCGTCAGCGCCGTGCTGGAGAACCCGCAACACGCCTATACCAGGCAGCTCATCGCGGCCGTACCGCCGCTCAAAGCGCCGCCGCCGCGCGCGCTTTCGGCCGAGCCGACTCTGAGCATGGAGCATGTCTCCAAGACCTATCGCACCGGCGGTTTCCTCGGACGCGGGCAGCGCGTGACCCATGCGGTCAAGGATGTCTCGCTGGTGCTGCCCAAGGGCGGCACGCTCGGCATCGTCGGCGAGTCCGGCTCCGGCAAATCGACGCTCGCGCGCTGCCTCGTGCGGCTGATCGATCCGGACAGCGGCGAGATCCGCCTGAACGGCCGCGATCTCGCCTGCCTGAGCCGCGAGGAGATGCGGGCCGAGACCCGCCATATCCAGATGGTGTTCCAGGACCCGTTCGCCTCGCTCAATCCCCGCCGCAAGGCCGGTGAATTGGTGGCGCAGGGGCTGATCGTGCATGGCACGCCGCGCGCGCAGGCTCTGGCCCGCGCCAGGGAGCTCTTCGCGCTGGTCGGGCTCGACCCTTCAGCGACCGACCGCTATCCGCATGAGTTCTCCGGCGGCCAGCGCCAGAGGATCGGCCTTGCGCGTGCCCTGGCGCTGGAGCCGGATGTGCTGGTAGCGGACGAGCCCGTCTCGGCGCTCGACGTCTCCGTGCAGGCGCAGGTGCTGAAGCTCCTGGCGGAGCTGCGCCAGCGACTGGGTCTCTCGATCGTCTTCATCACCCATGACCTGCGCGTCGCGGCGCAGGTCTGCGATCTCGTCGCGGTGATGAAGAGCGGTGAGGTTGTCGAGGCCGGCCTCATCGGCGAGGTCTTCGGCAACCCGCAGCACGCTTATACGCGCGCGCTGCTCGCCTCGATTCCCGGCCGCGACTTCGGATTGAAGCGCGAGGCCGTGACGGCATAA
- a CDS encoding enoyl-CoA hydratase/isomerase family protein yields the protein MSEAPVTATFDAASGIARITFNRPDVLNAIDVATATAFREAVSNAVAQAGLRCIVLAGAGRAFVAGGDVASFGDAPAQVVDALLGALHPAILALRACPAPVLAVVQGPAAGAGLSIALSADILLASDKARFVIAYDRIGAPPDCGGTWFLPRKVGRGRAFAMMLLGQVLDAQAALAAGIVTEVVPQAELDSRAGEIAARIAAGPTAAYGSFKRLIDDALAAPLEAHLESERRRFLEATLTQDFREGVAAFLGKREPVFRGL from the coding sequence ATGTCTGAGGCGCCGGTCACCGCGACATTCGATGCGGCAAGTGGCATCGCCCGCATCACCTTCAACCGTCCCGATGTGCTGAACGCCATCGATGTCGCGACCGCGACGGCCTTTCGGGAGGCTGTCTCCAACGCCGTCGCGCAGGCTGGATTGCGCTGCATCGTGCTCGCCGGTGCAGGGCGCGCTTTCGTGGCTGGCGGCGATGTCGCGAGTTTCGGCGACGCGCCGGCTCAGGTCGTTGACGCCCTGCTCGGAGCGCTCCACCCTGCGATCCTCGCCTTGCGCGCCTGCCCCGCGCCCGTCCTTGCCGTCGTGCAGGGGCCGGCTGCCGGTGCGGGTCTGAGCATCGCGCTCAGCGCCGACATCCTGCTGGCGAGCGACAAGGCCCGCTTCGTCATCGCCTATGACCGCATCGGCGCGCCGCCCGATTGCGGTGGTACCTGGTTCCTGCCGCGCAAGGTCGGGCGCGGACGCGCCTTCGCCATGATGCTGCTCGGGCAGGTTCTCGATGCGCAGGCCGCGCTCGCAGCCGGCATCGTCACCGAGGTCGTGCCGCAAGCCGAGCTCGACAGCCGCGCAGGCGAGATCGCCGCACGCATCGCAGCGGGCCCGACGGCGGCCTATGGCAGCTTCAAGCGCCTGATCGACGATGCGCTCGCCGCGCCATTGGAGGCGCATCTGGAGAGCGAGCGCCGGCGTTTTCTGGAGGCGACGCTGACGCAGGATTTCCGCGAGGGCGTCGCGGCCTTCCTCGGCAAGCGCGAACCGGTCTTCCGCGGGCTATGA
- a CDS encoding DUF1499 domain-containing protein, with product MHRRLVFEEPVSRAALWSRRLAWFSLAVLLLSVLVFRAGEPSLQGLAPIAGAYGFVLLALLLSVLAFIRIWQSGHRGVGMAAQAFALALLLLAPVGYVGFKLVTLPALNDISTDIDDPPAFSRSRVALDARKGLIPPDISPEQRRAQRQAYPKTLPIVLEVPAEMAFDIARRAALNRGWQVLESARPGGRSGAGRIEAVARTRLLRFSDDITIRVRPRVDGSRIDIRSASRLGNHDLGANAARIAAFAEEVESLVETR from the coding sequence ATGCATCGCCGTCTCGTCTTCGAGGAGCCTGTCTCGCGCGCCGCGCTGTGGAGCCGGCGGCTGGCCTGGTTCTCGCTCGCGGTCCTGCTGCTGTCGGTGCTGGTGTTCCGGGCGGGCGAGCCGAGCCTGCAGGGGCTCGCTCCGATTGCCGGCGCCTATGGCTTCGTGCTGCTCGCGCTGCTCTTGTCGGTCTTGGCCTTCATCCGCATCTGGCAGTCCGGCCATCGCGGCGTCGGCATGGCGGCGCAGGCTTTCGCCCTCGCCCTCCTGCTGCTCGCACCAGTGGGCTATGTCGGCTTCAAGCTCGTTACGCTGCCGGCCCTGAACGACATCTCGACCGATATCGACGACCCGCCCGCCTTCAGCCGCTCGCGCGTCGCGCTCGATGCGCGCAAGGGCCTCATACCGCCCGATATTTCGCCCGAGCAGCGGCGAGCTCAGCGCCAAGCCTATCCCAAGACCTTGCCGATCGTCCTGGAGGTGCCGGCGGAGATGGCTTTCGACATCGCCAGGCGCGCGGCGCTCAATCGCGGCTGGCAGGTGCTCGAATCGGCGCGACCGGGCGGGCGCAGTGGGGCCGGCCGCATCGAGGCGGTGGCGCGCACGCGCCTGCTGCGCTTCTCCGACGACATCACCATCCGGGTGCGCCCGCGCGTCGATGGCAGCCGGATCGATATCCGTTCGGCCTCGCGCCTCGGCAACCATGATCTCGGCGCCAACGCCGCGCGCATCGCGGCCTTCGCCGAGGAGGTCGAATCGCTGGTCGAGACTCGCTAG
- a CDS encoding MBL fold metallo-hydrolase, whose protein sequence is MSDEIEFDRTATTPPGEIAELSRLVRRVIAGNGGPMTFTGTCTYIVGRGRVAIIDPGPDDPAHVARLLAAVAGETVTDIVVTHTHRDHSPAVPAVKAATGARIVGCGPHRAARELALGEANPLDAAADRTYAPDLLMRDGDHVSGPGWTLAAVDTPGHTANHVAFTLAEEASLFSGDHIMAWSTSIVAPPDGSMAAYMASVEKLRGMEHRLYWPGHGGPVMEPQRFLRGLVQHRRQREAAILNRLSVGDERIALMVPAIYQGLAPALHGAAGLSVLAQLEDLVLRGVVSCDDALPLLTSRYRRI, encoded by the coding sequence ATGAGCGACGAGATCGAGTTCGACAGGACGGCCACGACCCCGCCGGGCGAGATCGCGGAGCTTTCGCGATTGGTCCGGCGCGTCATCGCTGGGAATGGCGGGCCGATGACCTTCACCGGCACCTGTACCTATATCGTCGGGCGCGGCCGGGTCGCGATCATCGATCCGGGGCCGGACGACCCAGCCCATGTCGCGCGCTTGCTCGCCGCGGTCGCGGGTGAGACCGTGACCGACATCGTCGTCACCCACACCCATCGTGACCATTCGCCCGCCGTCCCTGCCGTCAAGGCGGCGACGGGCGCGCGCATCGTCGGTTGCGGCCCGCATCGCGCGGCGCGCGAATTGGCGCTGGGCGAGGCGAATCCACTCGATGCCGCGGCTGACCGCACCTATGCACCCGATCTACTGATGCGCGACGGCGACCATGTCTCAGGTCCCGGCTGGACGCTGGCGGCGGTCGATACCCCCGGCCATACCGCCAACCATGTCGCCTTCACCCTTGCCGAGGAGGCGAGCCTGTTCTCGGGCGACCATATCATGGCCTGGTCGACGAGCATCGTCGCTCCGCCCGATGGCTCGATGGCGGCCTATATGGCCTCGGTCGAAAAGCTGCGCGGCATGGAGCACCGGCTCTACTGGCCCGGCCATGGCGGTCCCGTCATGGAGCCGCAACGCTTCCTGCGCGGCCTGGTGCAGCATCGCCGCCAGCGCGAGGCGGCGATCCTCAACCGATTGAGCGTGGGCGACGAGCGCATCGCCTTGATGGTGCCGGCGATCTATCAGGGCCTCGCCCCGGCCTTGCACGGAGCGGCCGGTCTGTCGGTGCTGGCGCAGCTGGAGGATCTCGTCCTGCGCGGCGTCGTCTCCTGCGACGATGCCCTGCCGCTGCTGACGAGCCGCTACCGGCGAATCTGA
- a CDS encoding biotin transporter BioY, with the protein MLPLQAPTLVHAALPAVSNPRAAMARNIALAVAGSLLLVLAAKIKVPFWPVPMTLQTLAVLGLGAAYGSRLGAATVALYIGYGLAGLPVFTNTPPVAAGPLYLVGPTGGFLVGFVLAAAVAGWAAARGASLTRLVVGLLTAEALMLGLGCLWLALGAQMAGGVTGVGFAKAFAFGVQPFLLGDALKVALAACFVGTGWSMLQRRG; encoded by the coding sequence ATGCTCCCCCTTCAAGCTCCCACCCTCGTCCATGCGGCGCTTCCGGCGGTCTCGAATCCGCGTGCGGCCATGGCCCGCAACATCGCGCTCGCCGTCGCCGGCAGCCTGCTGCTTGTGCTCGCCGCCAAGATCAAGGTGCCGTTCTGGCCGGTGCCGATGACGCTGCAGACGCTGGCGGTGCTGGGCCTGGGCGCGGCCTATGGCTCGCGGCTCGGCGCGGCCACGGTTGCGCTCTACATCGGCTATGGCCTGGCCGGCCTGCCGGTCTTCACCAATACGCCTCCGGTCGCGGCCGGCCCGCTCTACCTGGTGGGGCCGACCGGCGGCTTCCTCGTCGGCTTCGTTCTGGCGGCGGCCGTTGCCGGCTGGGCGGCCGCGCGCGGCGCCTCCTTGACCCGTCTCGTCGTCGGTTTGCTCACGGCCGAGGCGCTGATGCTCGGCCTCGGCTGCCTGTGGCTGGCGCTCGGTGCGCAGATGGCCGGCGGCGTGACCGGCGTCGGTTTCGCCAAGGCCTTCGCCTTCGGCGTTCAGCCCTTCCTGCTCGGCGACGCGCTCAAGGTCGCGCTGGCGGCCTGCTTTGTCGGCACTGGCTGGTCGATGCTCCAGCGTCGCGGCTGA
- a CDS encoding putative bifunctional diguanylate cyclase/phosphodiesterase, with protein sequence MTASIDFATLLDVLDGLPVGIAAASQHISIYSNRQGLAHAALPAGQRDAALAGRTINVQQFSLSIGGVPHQVRLSLDVTEQRALEDDLFRRAYFDDLTGLPNRGLLERSVAALTASDPEQSFALAFLDLDGFKNINDYYGHAVGDALLVKVARRLSGELRPCDLMARVGGDEFVLLLSPSGPMEEIAARVEHFLSRLKEPYFIEGSEILTSASVGVSLYPADGCSYDALCSNADRAMYRIKGTTKGSVQFFSPGVDHAASERMKIEQRLRLAVRDRRLRCAYQPKFDFRSNEVVGVEVLLRWIDEEGAIHPPGDFVNLAVELGLMDEITHLVLAEATGAIDRIDGAFGATSTISLNVAARQADEPVFMRSLVDAIEATGCAPRFMIELTEEAFLSKSRFQTQVLPMIREIGARVSIDDFGVGYSSLAALADITADEIKVDRSFITAIHQRPRSQSILKTIESLAEALDMSIIVEGVETVEELLYLQAATRIRLAQGYYFAKPMFLDEITVRTLDLSSRQVPAPLRSPLVRAVGYRS encoded by the coding sequence ATGACCGCGTCGATCGACTTCGCCACGCTGCTGGACGTTCTTGACGGCCTTCCGGTCGGAATTGCGGCCGCAAGCCAGCACATATCGATCTATTCGAACCGCCAGGGCTTAGCTCATGCCGCCTTGCCGGCGGGCCAGCGGGATGCCGCGCTGGCTGGTCGCACCATCAATGTGCAGCAATTCTCGCTTTCCATCGGTGGGGTGCCACATCAGGTGCGCCTTTCCCTTGACGTCACCGAACAGCGCGCGCTTGAGGACGACCTCTTCAGGCGTGCCTATTTCGACGATCTCACCGGTTTACCCAATAGAGGCCTGCTTGAGCGCAGCGTGGCCGCGCTGACGGCATCGGATCCCGAACAGAGCTTCGCCCTCGCCTTTCTCGATCTCGATGGCTTCAAGAATATCAACGACTATTACGGACATGCCGTCGGCGACGCGCTGTTGGTCAAGGTCGCCCGGCGCCTCAGCGGCGAACTGCGCCCCTGCGATCTGATGGCGCGTGTGGGGGGTGACGAATTCGTGTTGCTGCTCTCGCCCTCCGGGCCGATGGAAGAGATCGCCGCCAGGGTCGAACATTTCCTCTCCCGGCTGAAGGAGCCCTACTTCATCGAGGGCAGCGAGATCCTCACCTCCGCCTCGGTCGGCGTCAGCCTCTACCCTGCCGACGGCTGCTCCTATGACGCGCTCTGCTCCAACGCGGACCGAGCGATGTACCGGATCAAGGGCACCACCAAAGGCAGCGTGCAGTTCTTCAGCCCCGGGGTTGATCACGCCGCGAGCGAACGGATGAAGATCGAGCAGCGACTTCGGCTAGCCGTTCGAGACCGACGCCTCCGCTGCGCCTATCAACCGAAGTTCGATTTTCGCTCGAACGAAGTTGTCGGCGTCGAGGTGCTGCTGCGTTGGATAGACGAGGAGGGCGCGATCCACCCGCCGGGTGACTTCGTCAATCTGGCGGTGGAGCTGGGGCTCATGGACGAGATCACGCATCTCGTTCTTGCCGAAGCAACAGGCGCAATCGATCGTATCGACGGTGCGTTCGGCGCGACCTCGACCATCAGCCTCAACGTCGCCGCGCGTCAGGCGGACGAGCCCGTATTCATGCGCTCGCTGGTCGACGCTATCGAAGCCACCGGCTGTGCCCCACGTTTCATGATCGAGCTGACCGAGGAAGCGTTTCTGTCGAAGAGTCGGTTCCAGACGCAGGTCCTGCCGATGATCCGAGAGATCGGAGCGCGCGTTTCCATTGATGATTTTGGCGTCGGATATTCGTCGCTGGCAGCGCTCGCTGACATCACGGCCGACGAGATCAAGGTGGATCGTTCATTCATCACCGCAATTCACCAGCGCCCGCGCAGCCAAAGCATTCTGAAGACAATTGAATCGCTGGCCGAAGCGCTGGACATGTCAATCATCGTGGAGGGCGTCGAAACGGTTGAGGAGCTTCTCTACCTCCAAGCCGCCACGCGCATCCGACTCGCGCAGGGTTACTATTTCGCGAAACCCATGTTCCTCGATGAAATCACAGTCAGGACACTCGACCTCTCCTCGCGGCAGGTGCCCGCTCCATTGCGCAGTCCGCTGGTCCGCGCGGTCGGCTATCGGTCGTAA
- a CDS encoding ATP-binding protein, whose amino-acid sequence MAGPVGHVLSVRGSEAQIDLPAPWPDKGARATVGRFLAIDAGPLSLIGMITEVSTRPSASEAAREHRAVARVALMGEIVSNANGSQSFRRGVSDYPAIGDAAHLISREHLRLIYTPTGQRTINIGHLNHDSSISAHIDVDSLISKHFAILGSTGVGKSSGVTVILQEILNARPDVRIFLLDGHNEYGRSFGERANVISPRNLKLPFWLFSFEELTDVIYGGRPAVAEELEILSELIPIAKSTYLQYKPATDRLGFKKSNPKRTSYTVDTPVPYLLQDLLALIDDRMGKLENRSSRMSYHRLMTRIETIKNDPRYAFMFENASVGGDTMVGLLTHLFRLEPDGKPISVMQLAGLPVEVVDAVVCVLCRLAFDFGLWSDGAMPLLFVCEEAHRYAAADHSLGFGPTRRALARIAKEGRKYGVFLGLVTQRPAELDPTIISQCSTLLAMRMANDHDQALLRSAVADAGANLLDFVPSLGTGEVVGFGEGMPMPARLTFRRLEETAVPRSESTAPSAIDAEVATQREFITTVVARWRGTVKDEEANVAPVREPPAPDSSGELPGSGVSRLLEDARLQILKR is encoded by the coding sequence ATGGCAGGTCCCGTCGGCCACGTTCTTTCCGTGCGCGGCTCCGAGGCCCAGATCGACCTGCCTGCGCCCTGGCCCGACAAGGGCGCGAGGGCGACCGTAGGCCGTTTCCTGGCAATCGATGCCGGCCCGCTGTCCCTCATTGGCATGATCACCGAGGTTTCGACGCGGCCTTCCGCTTCCGAAGCCGCCAGGGAGCACCGTGCGGTGGCGCGGGTCGCGCTGATGGGTGAAATCGTCAGCAATGCCAACGGATCGCAGTCCTTTCGCCGCGGTGTTTCCGACTATCCCGCTATCGGCGACGCGGCCCATCTCATCAGTCGCGAGCATCTTCGATTGATCTACACCCCCACAGGCCAACGCACGATCAATATCGGCCATCTCAACCACGACAGTTCCATCTCGGCCCATATCGACGTCGATAGCTTGATCTCCAAGCACTTCGCGATTTTGGGCTCCACCGGCGTGGGCAAATCCAGCGGCGTCACCGTCATCCTTCAGGAAATCCTCAACGCACGACCGGATGTGCGGATTTTCCTGCTCGATGGTCACAATGAGTATGGCCGTAGTTTCGGCGAACGGGCCAATGTCATCAGCCCCCGCAATCTGAAGCTGCCTTTCTGGCTGTTCAGCTTCGAGGAACTGACCGACGTCATCTATGGCGGCCGTCCCGCCGTGGCCGAGGAGTTGGAAATACTCTCCGAGCTGATCCCGATCGCCAAGAGTACCTACCTGCAATACAAGCCCGCCACCGATCGGCTCGGCTTCAAGAAAAGCAATCCCAAGCGCACCAGCTATACCGTGGATACACCGGTGCCCTATCTGCTGCAGGATCTGCTGGCGCTCATCGATGATCGCATGGGCAAGCTCGAGAACCGATCTTCGCGTATGAGCTATCATCGCTTGATGACGCGGATCGAGACCATCAAGAACGATCCGCGCTACGCCTTCATGTTTGAGAATGCCAGCGTCGGCGGCGACACCATGGTTGGCCTGCTTACTCATCTTTTCCGGCTCGAGCCCGACGGTAAGCCCATCAGCGTCATGCAGCTCGCCGGCTTGCCGGTGGAAGTCGTCGATGCGGTGGTCTGCGTGCTATGCCGGCTTGCCTTTGATTTCGGCCTATGGAGCGATGGCGCAATGCCGCTGCTCTTTGTCTGCGAGGAAGCACACCGCTACGCTGCTGCCGATCACAGCCTGGGGTTTGGCCCGACCCGCCGCGCCCTAGCCCGCATCGCCAAGGAGGGCCGCAAATACGGCGTCTTCCTCGGCCTCGTCACCCAGCGGCCGGCTGAGCTCGATCCCACCATCATCTCGCAATGCTCCACCCTGCTGGCGATGCGTATGGCCAACGACCACGATCAAGCGCTGCTCCGCTCGGCGGTCGCCGATGCTGGAGCAAACTTGCTCGATTTCGTTCCCTCCCTCGGCACCGGCGAGGTGGTCGGCTTCGGCGAGGGCATGCCGATGCCGGCCCGCCTGACCTTTCGGCGGCTGGAGGAAACGGCGGTGCCCCGCAGCGAATCCACCGCCCCTTCGGCCATTGACGCCGAGGTGGCGACGCAGCGCGAGTTCATTACAACGGTCGTTGCGCGGTGGCGCGGCACTGTGAAGGACGAGGAGGCCAATGTCGCCCCTGTCCGAGAGCCTCCGGCACCCGACAGCTCCGGTGAATTGCCGGGCTCCGGCGTCTCGCGCCTGCTGGAAGACGCGCGCCTGCAGATTCTCAAGCGCTAG
- a CDS encoding rhomboid family intramembrane serine protease: MIAVTAADEFSSMHWALITSLGFTPIQFSVYPWRNLHTLITASFLHADLFHLAGNCLFLWVFGRSLERLFGPWRFVLVFPFLGVMGFIVHWLLAPSSRFPVIGASGAVSALLGAYLVLFPHARMRTLILHLPLWKRITLPAWAFIGYWGGLQLVSLLLGSGQVDGVAYAVHVGALAFGMMAAAIWKTTYPDADEELEAFVRTSFASKT; encoded by the coding sequence ATGATCGCCGTAACTGCCGCTGACGAGTTCTCCAGCATGCACTGGGCGCTCATCACCAGCCTCGGGTTCACGCCGATCCAGTTCTCCGTCTACCCTTGGCGCAATCTGCACACCTTGATCACCGCGAGCTTTCTGCACGCCGACCTCTTTCACCTCGCGGGGAATTGCCTGTTCCTCTGGGTCTTCGGCCGTTCCTTGGAACGCCTGTTCGGGCCGTGGCGCTTCGTGCTGGTGTTTCCCTTCCTTGGTGTGATGGGTTTCATCGTTCACTGGCTGCTCGCACCGTCTTCCCGGTTTCCAGTCATCGGGGCATCGGGAGCGGTCTCGGCATTGCTCGGCGCATATCTCGTGCTGTTCCCTCACGCCCGGATGCGGACGCTCATTCTTCACCTTCCGCTTTGGAAGCGGATTACCCTGCCTGCTTGGGCATTCATTGGATACTGGGGCGGACTCCAATTGGTATCTCTGCTGCTCGGATCGGGACAGGTCGATGGCGTTGCCTATGCCGTCCATGTCGGAGCGCTCGCCTTCGGCATGATGGCTGCGGCGATTTGGAAGACGACCTATCCGGACGCTGATGAGGAGCTTGAGGCGTTCGTGCGGACATCGTTCGCAAGCAAGACCTGA
- a CDS encoding ATP-binding protein → MALAAVSHDLRTPITRLRLRSELLDDEATRDLVDADLSEMEGMIDSTLEFLRGGDSSEAARPINIVSVLETIVDDEADQGRRITLDARAHGRVLGRLLALKRAFWNIVGNAVKYGDSAIVGIAETPTQFSITVEDDGPGMPEAQMERVFQPFVRLEESRGRETGGSGLGLTIARAVVASHGGEIALANRREGGLRVTIALPKLDVFAPQPADAAQDRPAQSGAAAESRSV, encoded by the coding sequence ATGGCGCTCGCGGCCGTCTCGCATGATCTGCGCACCCCGATCACGCGTTTGCGCCTGCGCTCCGAATTGCTCGATGACGAGGCGACGCGCGATCTCGTCGATGCCGACCTCTCCGAGATGGAGGGGATGATCGATTCGACGCTGGAATTCCTGCGCGGCGGCGACTCGAGCGAGGCTGCTCGCCCGATCAACATCGTCTCGGTGCTGGAAACCATCGTCGATGACGAGGCCGATCAGGGCCGCCGGATCACGCTGGATGCGCGCGCCCATGGCCGCGTCCTCGGCAGATTGCTCGCCCTGAAGCGGGCCTTCTGGAACATCGTCGGCAATGCGGTGAAATACGGCGACAGCGCCATCGTCGGGATCGCGGAGACGCCGACACAGTTCTCAATCACGGTCGAGGACGATGGTCCCGGCATGCCCGAGGCGCAGATGGAGCGCGTCTTCCAGCCCTTCGTGCGATTGGAGGAATCGCGCGGCCGCGAAACCGGTGGTTCGGGCCTGGGCCTGACGATCGCACGGGCCGTCGTCGCCTCCCATGGCGGCGAGATCGCGCTGGCGAATCGCCGTGAGGGCGGCCTGCGCGTGACGATTGCCCTGCCGAAACTGGATGTCTTCGCGCCTCAGCCGGCTGATGCGGCGCAGGATCGCCCTGCGCAATCAGGAGCGGCCGCTGAATCGCGATCGGTTTGA